From a single Desulfonatronum thioautotrophicum genomic region:
- a CDS encoding HEAT repeat domain-containing protein produces MADCLQIVERLHVDDPEVLREAAQDLGDAGCREAVPELIRLLENPNLGVQEAADLALRQLGGSDAVRGLCPMLRTEDAQVRNLAMDILREIGNQDISAILALLGDTDVDIRIFAADILGATRSILAVPHLCQALLHDPDVNVRYQAAVSLGSLAFPEAVQCLNQALEDEEWVQFSVIEALLKIRDESSISALIQTMPKATDLVASMIVDALGEMGNLKSIPLLLERLDAAPWVLRNKIVKAVVQIMGGRVLNLLPALEQAHFREYLLSALKDEDEAIQDAAISGLASLRVPEAAGPIVAMAAELDPNSEAHQDRMNAMAIALAEIGAMEVFRQTLQKVDSVALDVTVNALRRLPGPDSSQILMEAFWHHDRDVQRKLVDALDAVAGAEAKYFFLDLLDRHNDGHVLKQAIRFLGRQTSPNRDRSDLAAKLFTFLDHPYPDVREAALAACIALGDISLVDKFLQMFASPAPEKRAMAILGLGSLGCDTHLDVVRTALEDDSTAVRKAALQAAINLCGLTSDVFAMISLRLQDEDRDVRLTLVTLLGDCACSLVNVTPILESALNDNDDWVRVRAIEALGRLRHSEALEKMAALLHEENSLITLKIVEALGLIGGPRAFQILLDLLNNDDSELINAVEIAIAHLQEQDQEQHQEQHQEQHQEQHQEQHQ; encoded by the coding sequence ATGGCAGATTGCCTGCAGATCGTTGAACGGCTCCATGTCGATGACCCTGAAGTGTTGCGTGAAGCAGCTCAGGACCTTGGAGATGCCGGATGTCGTGAAGCGGTTCCGGAATTGATCCGCCTGCTGGAAAACCCGAACCTGGGCGTCCAGGAGGCCGCGGATTTGGCGTTGCGACAGCTTGGAGGAAGCGATGCCGTCCGTGGGCTTTGCCCGATGTTGCGCACCGAGGATGCCCAGGTCCGCAACCTGGCCATGGACATCTTGCGGGAGATTGGAAACCAGGACATATCGGCGATCCTGGCTCTTTTGGGTGATACCGACGTGGATATCCGAATTTTCGCCGCGGACATCCTTGGGGCAACCCGAAGCATTCTTGCCGTACCGCATTTATGCCAGGCGTTGCTTCACGACCCTGATGTCAATGTTCGGTATCAGGCTGCGGTCAGCCTGGGCAGCCTGGCGTTTCCCGAGGCAGTGCAATGCTTGAACCAGGCCTTGGAGGACGAAGAGTGGGTTCAGTTTTCGGTGATTGAGGCTCTGCTGAAAATCCGTGACGAATCCTCCATCAGCGCCCTGATCCAGACGATGCCCAAGGCCACGGACCTGGTGGCCTCGATGATTGTCGATGCCTTAGGCGAAATGGGCAACCTGAAATCCATCCCCTTGCTGCTGGAACGGCTAGATGCCGCGCCATGGGTCTTGCGCAATAAAATCGTCAAAGCCGTTGTCCAGATCATGGGCGGCAGGGTCTTGAACCTGTTGCCGGCTCTGGAACAAGCCCATTTCAGGGAGTACCTGCTTTCCGCGCTCAAGGATGAAGATGAGGCTATCCAAGATGCGGCCATCTCCGGACTTGCGTCCTTGCGCGTGCCCGAGGCGGCCGGGCCGATTGTCGCCATGGCCGCTGAACTCGATCCAAACTCCGAGGCTCACCAAGACCGCATGAACGCCATGGCCATCGCCTTGGCGGAAATCGGGGCGATGGAGGTGTTTCGCCAAACCCTCCAAAAGGTGGATTCCGTGGCCCTGGACGTGACCGTCAACGCGCTGCGACGACTGCCAGGACCAGATTCCAGCCAGATCTTGATGGAGGCGTTCTGGCACCATGATCGGGACGTACAGCGTAAGTTGGTGGACGCCTTGGATGCAGTGGCCGGAGCCGAAGCCAAATATTTTTTCCTGGATCTGCTTGACCGGCACAACGATGGACACGTGCTCAAGCAGGCCATACGTTTTCTCGGCAGGCAAACATCACCAAACCGAGACAGATCCGATTTGGCCGCAAAGCTGTTTACCTTTTTGGACCACCCCTACCCTGATGTCCGGGAAGCCGCCCTGGCTGCCTGCATCGCTTTGGGAGACATCTCGCTGGTGGATAAATTCCTCCAAATGTTCGCCTCTCCGGCTCCTGAAAAACGGGCCATGGCCATTCTTGGGCTGGGCAGCCTGGGCTGCGATACACATTTGGACGTGGTGCGCACAGCCCTGGAGGATGATTCCACTGCTGTGCGCAAGGCGGCCCTGCAGGCTGCGATCAATCTTTGCGGCCTGACGAGTGATGTCTTTGCGATGATCTCTCTGCGCCTTCAGGATGAAGACAGGGATGTCCGCTTGACTCTGGTCACTTTGCTGGGGGACTGTGCATGCAGCCTGGTCAATGTTACACCAATTCTTGAGTCCGCGCTGAACGACAACGACGATTGGGTTCGGGTCCGGGCCATTGAGGCGCTGGGGAGGCTGCGTCACTCCGAGGCACTGGAAAAAATGGCAGCACTTTTGCATGAAGAAAACTCGCTCATCACCCTCAAGATTGTTGAAGCCCTGGGGCTGATCGGCGGCCCAAGGGCCTTCCAGATCCTGCTCGATCTCCTCAACAACGACGACTCGGAACTGATCAACGCGGTGGAGATCGCCATAGCTCATCTTCAGGAGCAGGACCAGGAGCAGCACCAGGAGCAGCACCAGGAGCAGCACCAGGAGCAGCACCAGGAGCAGCACCAATAA
- a CDS encoding CheR family methyltransferase — MGSTGPMGMKDAEFQQLRDFIYTLSGIYISDNRKYLLENRLSNRIKALNLKNYGEYLYYLKYDKGRRQELPRLFEVITTNETSFYRNPPQLAVFQNIVLPRILERLRKSGKRSLHLWSAGCSTGEEPYTLAIILFEALQAEITNWDVRITANDLSEAVLRAARQGIYSEYALRTTPKDIVGKYFIQEDGRFRVRQELKSLVTFGQLNLNDRGQIKMIPRSEIIFCRNVIIYFDDAMKKRVISEFYDNLVPDGVLFIGHSESLHHVSRTLRPQHHPGSIVYSKAL, encoded by the coding sequence ATGGGCAGCACCGGCCCGATGGGCATGAAGGATGCTGAATTTCAGCAACTGCGGGATTTCATATATACCTTAAGCGGGATCTACATCTCGGACAATCGCAAGTATTTACTGGAAAACAGGCTTTCAAATCGCATCAAGGCCTTGAATTTAAAAAATTATGGCGAATATCTCTACTATCTCAAGTACGATAAGGGACGGCGTCAGGAGCTTCCCCGGTTATTTGAGGTCATCACCACCAATGAAACCAGCTTTTATCGCAATCCGCCACAGTTGGCCGTTTTTCAAAACATCGTGCTGCCCCGTATTTTGGAACGGCTCAGAAAATCCGGAAAGCGGTCATTGCATCTTTGGTCCGCAGGGTGTTCCACCGGCGAGGAACCCTACACACTGGCGATTATTCTTTTCGAAGCACTCCAGGCGGAGATTACCAACTGGGATGTCCGGATCACGGCCAATGATCTTTCCGAAGCTGTTTTACGTGCCGCACGCCAAGGTATTTACTCCGAATACGCCCTGCGCACGACACCAAAAGACATTGTCGGTAAATATTTCATCCAGGAAGACGGGCGATTCAGGGTTCGCCAGGAACTGAAGAGCCTGGTCACGTTTGGGCAACTCAATTTGAATGATCGCGGCCAGATCAAAATGATCCCCCGCTCGGAAATCATCTTTTGCCGTAACGTGATCATTTACTTTGACGACGCGATGAAAAAACGGGTAATCAGCGAGTTCTACGACAATTTGGTGCCTGACGGGGTATTGTTCATCGGCCATTCCGAGTCGTTGCACCATGTTTCCCGGACACTGAGGCCGCAGCACCACCCCGGAAGCATCGTCTATTCCAAAGCCCTTTGA
- a CDS encoding PilZ domain-containing protein has protein sequence MDHDEEKRAHVRLTKPFEVTIRPFVFPLQRQPASEVHSVDISEGGLLVHCAKRFHVGDKLQVTIFIPSLNKHHPGFFKVFESDLDQSLTAVGEVVHTREIVALRDYAVGVKFLDIYEDDWQALRMLILKELRKQRDAL, from the coding sequence ATGGACCATGATGAGGAAAAACGAGCCCATGTCCGCCTGACCAAGCCATTTGAGGTCACGATCAGGCCTTTTGTCTTCCCTTTGCAACGCCAACCCGCATCGGAAGTTCACTCCGTGGACATCAGCGAGGGAGGGTTGCTTGTCCACTGCGCCAAGCGTTTTCATGTCGGCGACAAATTACAAGTGACCATCTTCATCCCCAGCTTGAACAAGCACCACCCAGGTTTTTTCAAGGTGTTCGAAAGCGACCTTGACCAATCCCTGACTGCGGTGGGCGAGGTTGTCCATACCCGGGAAATCGTCGCGCTGCGGGACTATGCGGTTGGGGTGAAATTTTTGGATATCTACGAGGACGACTGGCAGGCCTTGCGGATGCTGATTCTCAAAGAGCTGCGCAAACAGCGGGACGCTCTATGA
- a CDS encoding ParA family protein, protein MTPRILAVANQKGGVGKTTTALSLGAALGEMGHRVLVMDLDPHACASIHLGFYPEEQRTTLYELFLEKDATKRPAILDDLIASTTNAKFDVAPSHIRLSELEMDLRDRAGIGAILKQCKGHLHDRYDYVILDCPPHVGILLVNALVAANLVIIPMQTDFLALHGVRLIFATMKTLNKALPQPIEFRILATMFDRRAGACQRVLRLLRQKAASKVFDSIIPMDTKFREASGMGKTILEIAPSSRGAQAYRQLAKEITAHEDA, encoded by the coding sequence ATGACCCCGCGGATTCTGGCCGTGGCCAACCAGAAAGGCGGTGTCGGCAAGACCACGACCGCCCTGAGCCTTGGTGCAGCCCTGGGCGAGATGGGCCACCGGGTTCTGGTCATGGACCTGGACCCCCACGCCTGCGCCAGTATCCACCTTGGTTTTTACCCCGAGGAACAACGTACCACCCTGTACGAACTATTTTTGGAGAAGGACGCCACAAAGCGCCCCGCCATCCTGGACGACCTCATCGCGTCGACGACAAATGCAAAATTCGATGTCGCCCCCAGCCATATCCGCCTCTCCGAGCTGGAAATGGACCTGCGGGACAGGGCCGGCATCGGCGCCATCCTGAAGCAATGCAAGGGACACCTGCACGACCGCTATGATTACGTGATCTTGGATTGTCCACCTCATGTCGGCATCCTGCTGGTTAATGCCCTGGTGGCGGCCAACCTGGTGATCATTCCCATGCAGACGGACTTCCTGGCCTTGCACGGCGTACGACTGATCTTCGCGACCATGAAAACCCTGAACAAGGCCCTGCCCCAGCCCATAGAGTTCCGCATCCTGGCCACCATGTTCGATCGCCGCGCCGGGGCATGTCAGCGGGTGCTGCGCCTGTTACGTCAAAAAGCCGCAAGCAAGGTCTTTGATTCCATCATTCCCATGGACACAAAATTTCGGGAAGCCAGCGGCATGGGAAAAACCATCCTGGAAATCGCCCCATCTTCCAGGGGAGCACAAGCCTACCGGCAGTTGGCCAAGGAGATCACAGCTCATGAAGACGCTTGA